The Branchiostoma lanceolatum isolate klBraLanc5 chromosome 5, klBraLanc5.hap2, whole genome shotgun sequence region CAATCCCTTTGAAGAAATGTATACCAGGTTGTTTGCAGGACCAACCGAAAAGTGCATTGAAAACTACAATCATCGATACCTCCCATGAATGTACAGGTCAAATATGTAGAGAACTACTTCTGTTTAATAGAACCAAACTCCATATGGAAGCAGCATTAAAAGATGTCGGTAGCGACAATATTAAACGTGTGGAAATACTTCACAGGTTGGGAAGCCAGTGGGCCTTCTTTGATGATTGTAAAACAGGAATTAGTATGCATGAAGAATCACTGAAGgtgtttagaaatatttatggagacaacacggcacatccgcaCATTGCCGGGTCACTAAACAACCTTGGATTGTCTTGGAGTAATCTcggtgatcacaagaaagcCATCAGCTACTACAAACAGTCATTAACGATgaggaaaactatctatggagacaacacggcacatccggatGTTGCCGAGTCACTAAACACCCTGGGATCGTCTTGGAATGGTCTcggtgatcacaagaaagccatcagctactacgaacagtcactaacgATGAGGAAAACTATGTATGgaaacaacacggcacatccggacattgctGCGTCACTGAACAATCCTGGATCGTCTTGGAATGGTTTcggtgatcacaagaaagcaatcagctactacgaacagtcactaaagatgatgaaaactatctatggacacaacacggcacatccgcaCATTGCCGGGTCACTAAACAACCTGGGATTGTCTTGGCGTAATCTcggtgatcacaagaaagccatcagctactacgaacagtcactaacgATGAGGAAAACTagctatggagacaacacggcacatccggatATTGCCGAGTAATTAAACTCCGTGGGATCGTCTTGGAGTGATCTCGGTGGTCACAAGAAAGCcatcagctactacgaacagtcactaacgatgaggaaaactatctatggaaaCAACACGGCACAACCGGACATTGCTGCGTCACTGAACAATCTTGGATCGTCTTGGAATGGTCTAggtgatcacaagaaagcaatcagctactacgaacagtcactaacaatgatgaaaactatctatggacacAACGCGGCACATCCGCACATTGCCGGGTCACTAAACAACCTGGGATCGTCTTGGAGGGATCTcggtgatcacaagaaagccatcagctactacgaacagtcactaacgATGGAGAAAACTATCCATGAAGACATCACGGCACATCCGGGTATTGCCGCGTCCCTAAACAATCTTGGGACGTCTTGGAGTCGCCTCGGTGATCAcaaaaaagcaatcagctactttgaacagtcactaacgATGCGAAAAATTATCCATGAAGACAACAAGGCACATCGGGACGTTGCCGCGTCACTAAACAACATTGGAATGTCTTGGAATTATCTcggtgatcacaagaaagcaatcagctacttcgAACAGTCTCTATCGATgatgaaaactatctatggagacaacacggcacacCCGGATGTTGCCGGGTCAATAAACAACATTGGATCGTCTTGGAGTGATCTCGGTGATCACGAAAAAGCGATCAGCTACTACGACCAGTCACTAAAGATACGAAAAGtaatctatggagacaacacggcacatccggacattgccgCGTCCCTAAACAATGTTGGATCGTCTTGGAGTCGCCTcggtgatcacaagaaagcaatcagctactacgaacGGTCACTAACGATGATCAAAAccatctatggagacaacacggcacatccgggCACTGTCACGATACTTAACAACCTGCATTTAGCATGGATCAAACTTGGTGATTATCAAACGGCGATGGAGTACAAGCAACAATCACAAAGTATGGAGAGGGCCATTAATGCCTTAGGCCATTTATAACTCTATAGGAACTTTTTTAAATTGGGTTGTGGATGAGTATTGTTATTGAATGGTGAAAATGTGACAACATATTTCAGGCACTAAATGAAATGATATTATAAAAATCAATGTTCATGTGGTATACTCCAGATATTGTTTTCGCTACTTTCGATACTGATACCAGACGCATGTATCCCATACATAATAGAAAGAACAACTGTACGTCAACTTCTTCTATTTGAAACCATGCTGTTAGTATTTCGAGTTATGGCTATGTTTCTAATTTCAATGATaccatatttctttttttgcactttGTTTTATGACCTACTCGTCTGCCATGGTGTACGTCTCAAAAATGTCTAAACAAAACAACGTCAGGTATCGTACACGTGTTAAATGGTAATTAACACGCTGCCATATGCATATCAATGATgacgttgggagtgatcaaacgtaactTGTGGGCATGCCCATCAAAGGTAAAATAAGTTGCG contains the following coding sequences:
- the LOC136435900 gene encoding uncharacterized protein produces the protein MRKTIYGNNTAQPDIAASLNNLGSSWNGLGDHKKAISYYEQSLTMMKTIYGHNAAHPHIAGSLNNLGSSWRDLGDHKKAISYYEQSLTMEKTIHEDITAHPGIAASLNNLGTSWSRLGDHKKAISYFEQSLTMRKIIHEDNKAHRDVAASLNNIGMSWNYLGDHKKAISYFEQSLSMMKTIYGDNTAHPDVAGSINNIGSSWSDLGDHEKAISYYDQSLKIRKVIYGDNTAHPDIAASLNNVGSSWSRLGDHKKAISYYERSLTMIKTIYGDNTAHPGTVTILNNLHLAWIKLGDYQTAMEYKQQSQSMERAINALGHL